The following proteins are encoded in a genomic region of Oryctolagus cuniculus chromosome 6, mOryCun1.1, whole genome shotgun sequence:
- the TRIM55 gene encoding tripartite motif-containing protein 55 isoform X4 — MSASLNYKSFSKEQQTMDNLEKQLICPICLEMFTKPVVILPCQHNLCRKCASDIFQASNPYLPTRGGTTVASGGRFRCPSCRHEVVLDRHGVYGLQRNLLVENIIDIYKQESTRPEKKSDQPMCEEHEEERINIYCLNCEVPTCSLCKVFGAHKDCQVAPLTHVFQRQKSELSDGIAVLVGSNDRVQGVISQLEDTCKTIEECCRKQKQELCEKFDYLYGILEERKNEMTQVITRTQEEKLEHVRSLIKKYSDHLENVSKLVESGIQFMDEPEMAVFLQNAKTLLQKISEASKAFQMEKIEHGYENMNHFTVNLDREEKVIRDIDFYREDEDEEEEGEGEIEEGEEGGEEVLEVEEVGSIQIESSGEDESPGKGMVPLQSVSEVQATPEAALPVSSPEPPAALLPAVDAPATQGEVVPTGSQQTTESETPLPAAAATADPLLYPSWYKGQTRKAITNPPCTQGSEGLGQIGAPGSEDSNVQKAEVAGAAAIERAAVSGKETSSPAATSQMDIHLF; from the exons ATGAGCGCATCTCTGAATTACAAGTCTTTTTCCAAAGAGCAGCAGACCATGGATAACCTGGAGAAGCAACTTATCTGCCCCATTTGCTTGGAGATGTTCACCAAGCCCGTGGTCATCCTCCCCTGCCAGCATAACCTGTGTAGGAAATGTGCCAGTGATATTTTCCAG GCCTCCAACCCGTACTTGCCCACAAGAGGAGGCACAACTGTGGCGTCTGGGGGCCGATTCCGATGCCCATCCTGTAGGCACGAAGTAGTTTTGGACAGACATGGAGTCTATGGACTTCAGAGGAACCTGCTGGTGGAAAATATCATTGACATCTACAAGCAGGAGTCTACCAG GCCAGAAAAGAAGTCTGACCAGCCCATGTGCGAGGAGCACGAAGAGGAGCGCATCAACATCTACTGTCTCAACTGCGAAGTGCCCACCTGCTCCCTGTGCAAGGTGTTCGGCGCACACAAGGATTGTCAGGTGGCTCCACTCACGCACGTGTTCCAGAGGCAGAAG TCTGAGCTCAGTGATGGCATCGCCGTCCTTGTGGGAAGCAATGATCGAGTTCAGGGTGTGATCAGCCAGCTGGAGGACACCTGTAAAACCATTGAG GAATGTTGCCGAAAACAGAAGCAGGAGCTTTGTGAGAAGTTTGACTACCTGTACGGCATCTTggaggaaaggaagaatgaaatgaCACAAGTCATTACCCGGACCCAAGAAGAGAAACTGGAACACGTCCGTTCTCTGATCAAAAAGTATTCTGATCACTTGGAGAATGTATCAAAGTTGGTTGAATCAGGCATCCAGTTCATGGACGAGCCCGAAATGGCAGTGTTTTTGCAG AATGCCAAAACTCTGTTACAAAA AATTTCTGAAGCATCAAAGGCATTTCAGATGGAGAAAATAGAACATGGTTATGAGAACATGAACCACTTCACAGTCAACCTCGATAGAGAAGAAAAAGTAATACGTGACATTGATTTTTACAGAG aagatgaagatgaagaagaagaaggagaaggagaaatagaagagggagaagaaggaggcgAGGAAGTATTAGAAGTGGAAGAGGTGGGAAGTATTCAAATAGAGTCATCTGGAGAAGATGAAAGTCCAGGAAAAGGCATGGTGCCCCTTCAGTCGGTCTCGGAGGTCCAGGCTACCCCGGAAGCAGCACTTCCAGTCTCCTCTCCAGAAccacctgcagccctgctccctgctgtggaTGCCCCTGCAACACAG GGGGAGGTGGTGCCCACTGGCTCCCAGCAGACCACAGAGTCTGAAACACCACTccctgcagcagcagcaactGCGGATCCCTTGTTGTACCCTAGTTGGTATAAAGGCCAAACCCGGAAAGCCATCACCAATCCACCTTGCACCCAAGGGAGCGAAGGTCTGGGACAAATAGGGGCTCCGGGTTCTGAGGATTCGAATGTGCAGAAGGCAGAAgtggcaggagctgcagccatTGAGAGGGCAGCAGTGAGTGGTAAGGAAACTAGTTCACCTGCAGCTACTTCTCAG
- the TRIM55 gene encoding tripartite motif-containing protein 55 isoform X10: MSASLNYKSFSKEQQTMDNLEKQLICPICLEMFTKPVVILPCQHNLCRKCASDIFQASNPYLPTRGGTTVASGGRFRCPSCRHEVVLDRHGVYGLQRNLLVENIIDIYKQESTRPEKKSDQPMCEEHEEERINIYCLNCEVPTCSLCKVFGAHKDCQVAPLTHVFQRQKSELSDGIAVLVGSNDRVQGVISQLEDTCKTIEECCRKQKQELCEKFDYLYGILEERKNEMTQVITRTQEEKLEHVRSLIKKYSDHLENVSKLVESGIQFMDEPEMAVFLQNAKTLLQKISEASKAFQMEKIEHGYENMNHFTVNLDREEKVIRDIDFYREDEDEEEEGEGEIEEGEEGGEEVLEVEEVGSIQIESSGEDESPGKGMVPLQSVSEVQATPEAALPVSSPEPPAALLPAVDAPATQAHR, translated from the exons ATGAGCGCATCTCTGAATTACAAGTCTTTTTCCAAAGAGCAGCAGACCATGGATAACCTGGAGAAGCAACTTATCTGCCCCATTTGCTTGGAGATGTTCACCAAGCCCGTGGTCATCCTCCCCTGCCAGCATAACCTGTGTAGGAAATGTGCCAGTGATATTTTCCAG GCCTCCAACCCGTACTTGCCCACAAGAGGAGGCACAACTGTGGCGTCTGGGGGCCGATTCCGATGCCCATCCTGTAGGCACGAAGTAGTTTTGGACAGACATGGAGTCTATGGACTTCAGAGGAACCTGCTGGTGGAAAATATCATTGACATCTACAAGCAGGAGTCTACCAG GCCAGAAAAGAAGTCTGACCAGCCCATGTGCGAGGAGCACGAAGAGGAGCGCATCAACATCTACTGTCTCAACTGCGAAGTGCCCACCTGCTCCCTGTGCAAGGTGTTCGGCGCACACAAGGATTGTCAGGTGGCTCCACTCACGCACGTGTTCCAGAGGCAGAAG TCTGAGCTCAGTGATGGCATCGCCGTCCTTGTGGGAAGCAATGATCGAGTTCAGGGTGTGATCAGCCAGCTGGAGGACACCTGTAAAACCATTGAG GAATGTTGCCGAAAACAGAAGCAGGAGCTTTGTGAGAAGTTTGACTACCTGTACGGCATCTTggaggaaaggaagaatgaaatgaCACAAGTCATTACCCGGACCCAAGAAGAGAAACTGGAACACGTCCGTTCTCTGATCAAAAAGTATTCTGATCACTTGGAGAATGTATCAAAGTTGGTTGAATCAGGCATCCAGTTCATGGACGAGCCCGAAATGGCAGTGTTTTTGCAG AATGCCAAAACTCTGTTACAAAA AATTTCTGAAGCATCAAAGGCATTTCAGATGGAGAAAATAGAACATGGTTATGAGAACATGAACCACTTCACAGTCAACCTCGATAGAGAAGAAAAAGTAATACGTGACATTGATTTTTACAGAG aagatgaagatgaagaagaagaaggagaaggagaaatagaagagggagaagaaggaggcgAGGAAGTATTAGAAGTGGAAGAGGTGGGAAGTATTCAAATAGAGTCATCTGGAGAAGATGAAAGTCCAGGAAAAGGCATGGTGCCCCTTCAGTCGGTCTCGGAGGTCCAGGCTACCCCGGAAGCAGCACTTCCAGTCTCCTCTCCAGAAccacctgcagccctgctccctgctgtggaTGCCCCTGCAACACAG
- the TRIM55 gene encoding tripartite motif-containing protein 55 isoform X8, with translation MSASLNYKSFSKEQQTMDNLEKQLICPICLEMFTKPVVILPCQHNLCRKCASDIFQASNPYLPTRGGTTVASGGRFRCPSCRHEVVLDRHGVYGLQRNLLVENIIDIYKQESTRPEKKSDQPMCEEHEEERINIYCLNCEVPTCSLCKVFGAHKDCQVAPLTHVFQRQKSELSDGIAVLVGSNDRVQGVISQLEDTCKTIEECCRKQKQELCEKFDYLYGILEERKNEMTQVITRTQEEKLEHVRSLIKKYSDHLENVSKLVESGIQFMDEPEMAVFLQNAKTLLQKISEASKAFQMEKIEHGYENMNHFTVNLDREEKVIRDIDFYREDEDEEEEGEGEIEEGEEGGEEVLEVEEVGSIQIESSGEDESPGKGMVPLQSVSEVQATPEAALPVSSPEPPAALLPAVDAPATQMDIHLF, from the exons ATGAGCGCATCTCTGAATTACAAGTCTTTTTCCAAAGAGCAGCAGACCATGGATAACCTGGAGAAGCAACTTATCTGCCCCATTTGCTTGGAGATGTTCACCAAGCCCGTGGTCATCCTCCCCTGCCAGCATAACCTGTGTAGGAAATGTGCCAGTGATATTTTCCAG GCCTCCAACCCGTACTTGCCCACAAGAGGAGGCACAACTGTGGCGTCTGGGGGCCGATTCCGATGCCCATCCTGTAGGCACGAAGTAGTTTTGGACAGACATGGAGTCTATGGACTTCAGAGGAACCTGCTGGTGGAAAATATCATTGACATCTACAAGCAGGAGTCTACCAG GCCAGAAAAGAAGTCTGACCAGCCCATGTGCGAGGAGCACGAAGAGGAGCGCATCAACATCTACTGTCTCAACTGCGAAGTGCCCACCTGCTCCCTGTGCAAGGTGTTCGGCGCACACAAGGATTGTCAGGTGGCTCCACTCACGCACGTGTTCCAGAGGCAGAAG TCTGAGCTCAGTGATGGCATCGCCGTCCTTGTGGGAAGCAATGATCGAGTTCAGGGTGTGATCAGCCAGCTGGAGGACACCTGTAAAACCATTGAG GAATGTTGCCGAAAACAGAAGCAGGAGCTTTGTGAGAAGTTTGACTACCTGTACGGCATCTTggaggaaaggaagaatgaaatgaCACAAGTCATTACCCGGACCCAAGAAGAGAAACTGGAACACGTCCGTTCTCTGATCAAAAAGTATTCTGATCACTTGGAGAATGTATCAAAGTTGGTTGAATCAGGCATCCAGTTCATGGACGAGCCCGAAATGGCAGTGTTTTTGCAG AATGCCAAAACTCTGTTACAAAA AATTTCTGAAGCATCAAAGGCATTTCAGATGGAGAAAATAGAACATGGTTATGAGAACATGAACCACTTCACAGTCAACCTCGATAGAGAAGAAAAAGTAATACGTGACATTGATTTTTACAGAG aagatgaagatgaagaagaagaaggagaaggagaaatagaagagggagaagaaggaggcgAGGAAGTATTAGAAGTGGAAGAGGTGGGAAGTATTCAAATAGAGTCATCTGGAGAAGATGAAAGTCCAGGAAAAGGCATGGTGCCCCTTCAGTCGGTCTCGGAGGTCCAGGCTACCCCGGAAGCAGCACTTCCAGTCTCCTCTCCAGAAccacctgcagccctgctccctgctgtggaTGCCCCTGCAACACAG
- the TRIM55 gene encoding tripartite motif-containing protein 55 isoform X1, producing MSASLNYKSFSKEQQTMDNLEKQLICPICLEMFTKPVVILPCQHNLCRKCASDIFQASNPYLPTRGGTTVASGGRFRCPSCRHEVVLDRHGVYGLQRNLLVENIIDIYKQESTRPEKKSDQPMCEEHEEERINIYCLNCEVPTCSLCKVFGAHKDCQVAPLTHVFQRQKSELSDGIAVLVGSNDRVQGVISQLEDTCKTIEECCRKQKQELCEKFDYLYGILEERKNEMTQVITRTQEEKLEHVRSLIKKYSDHLENVSKLVESGIQFMDEPEMAVFLQNAKTLLQKISEASKAFQMEKIEHGYENMNHFTVNLDREEKVIRDIDFYREDEDEEEEGEGEIEEGEEGGEEVLEVEEVGSIQIESSGEDESPGKGMVPLQSVSEVQATPEAALPVSSPEPPAALLPAVDAPATQGEVVPTGSQQTTESETPLPAAAATADPLLYPSWYKGQTRKAITNPPCTQGSEGLGQIGAPGSEDSNVQKAEVAGAAAIERAAVSGKETSSPAATSQELAICLVLLAFLILHYIWSQIQSLIFTLMDGHPFVLALFVEVPFP from the exons ATGAGCGCATCTCTGAATTACAAGTCTTTTTCCAAAGAGCAGCAGACCATGGATAACCTGGAGAAGCAACTTATCTGCCCCATTTGCTTGGAGATGTTCACCAAGCCCGTGGTCATCCTCCCCTGCCAGCATAACCTGTGTAGGAAATGTGCCAGTGATATTTTCCAG GCCTCCAACCCGTACTTGCCCACAAGAGGAGGCACAACTGTGGCGTCTGGGGGCCGATTCCGATGCCCATCCTGTAGGCACGAAGTAGTTTTGGACAGACATGGAGTCTATGGACTTCAGAGGAACCTGCTGGTGGAAAATATCATTGACATCTACAAGCAGGAGTCTACCAG GCCAGAAAAGAAGTCTGACCAGCCCATGTGCGAGGAGCACGAAGAGGAGCGCATCAACATCTACTGTCTCAACTGCGAAGTGCCCACCTGCTCCCTGTGCAAGGTGTTCGGCGCACACAAGGATTGTCAGGTGGCTCCACTCACGCACGTGTTCCAGAGGCAGAAG TCTGAGCTCAGTGATGGCATCGCCGTCCTTGTGGGAAGCAATGATCGAGTTCAGGGTGTGATCAGCCAGCTGGAGGACACCTGTAAAACCATTGAG GAATGTTGCCGAAAACAGAAGCAGGAGCTTTGTGAGAAGTTTGACTACCTGTACGGCATCTTggaggaaaggaagaatgaaatgaCACAAGTCATTACCCGGACCCAAGAAGAGAAACTGGAACACGTCCGTTCTCTGATCAAAAAGTATTCTGATCACTTGGAGAATGTATCAAAGTTGGTTGAATCAGGCATCCAGTTCATGGACGAGCCCGAAATGGCAGTGTTTTTGCAG AATGCCAAAACTCTGTTACAAAA AATTTCTGAAGCATCAAAGGCATTTCAGATGGAGAAAATAGAACATGGTTATGAGAACATGAACCACTTCACAGTCAACCTCGATAGAGAAGAAAAAGTAATACGTGACATTGATTTTTACAGAG aagatgaagatgaagaagaagaaggagaaggagaaatagaagagggagaagaaggaggcgAGGAAGTATTAGAAGTGGAAGAGGTGGGAAGTATTCAAATAGAGTCATCTGGAGAAGATGAAAGTCCAGGAAAAGGCATGGTGCCCCTTCAGTCGGTCTCGGAGGTCCAGGCTACCCCGGAAGCAGCACTTCCAGTCTCCTCTCCAGAAccacctgcagccctgctccctgctgtggaTGCCCCTGCAACACAG GGGGAGGTGGTGCCCACTGGCTCCCAGCAGACCACAGAGTCTGAAACACCACTccctgcagcagcagcaactGCGGATCCCTTGTTGTACCCTAGTTGGTATAAAGGCCAAACCCGGAAAGCCATCACCAATCCACCTTGCACCCAAGGGAGCGAAGGTCTGGGACAAATAGGGGCTCCGGGTTCTGAGGATTCGAATGTGCAGAAGGCAGAAgtggcaggagctgcagccatTGAGAGGGCAGCAGTGAGTGGTAAGGAAACTAGTTCACCTGCAGCTACTTCTCAG
- the TRIM55 gene encoding tripartite motif-containing protein 55 isoform X3: MSASLNYKSFSKEQQTMDNLEKQLICPICLEMFTKPVVILPCQHNLCRKCASDIFQASNPYLPTRGGTTVASGGRFRCPSCRHEVVLDRHGVYGLQRNLLVENIIDIYKQESTRPEKKSDQPMCEEHEEERINIYCLNCEVPTCSLCKVFGAHKDCQVAPLTHVFQRQKSELSDGIAVLVGSNDRVQGVISQLEDTCKTIEECCRKQKQELCEKFDYLYGILEERKNEMTQVITRTQEEKLEHVRSLIKKYSDHLENVSKLVESGIQFMDEPEMAVFLQNAKTLLQKISEASKAFQMEKIEHGYENMNHFTVNLDREEKVIRDIDFYREDEDEEEEGEGEIEEGEEGGEEVLEVEEVGSIQIESSGEDESPGKGMVPLQSVSEVQATPEAALPVSSPEPPAALLPAVDAPATQGEVVPTGSQQTTESETPLPAAAATADPLLYPSWYKGQTRKAITNPPCTQGSEGLGQIGAPGSEDSNVQKAEVAGAAAIERAAVSGKETSSPAATSQELAICLVLLAFLILHYIWSQIQSLIFTLMDWI, encoded by the exons ATGAGCGCATCTCTGAATTACAAGTCTTTTTCCAAAGAGCAGCAGACCATGGATAACCTGGAGAAGCAACTTATCTGCCCCATTTGCTTGGAGATGTTCACCAAGCCCGTGGTCATCCTCCCCTGCCAGCATAACCTGTGTAGGAAATGTGCCAGTGATATTTTCCAG GCCTCCAACCCGTACTTGCCCACAAGAGGAGGCACAACTGTGGCGTCTGGGGGCCGATTCCGATGCCCATCCTGTAGGCACGAAGTAGTTTTGGACAGACATGGAGTCTATGGACTTCAGAGGAACCTGCTGGTGGAAAATATCATTGACATCTACAAGCAGGAGTCTACCAG GCCAGAAAAGAAGTCTGACCAGCCCATGTGCGAGGAGCACGAAGAGGAGCGCATCAACATCTACTGTCTCAACTGCGAAGTGCCCACCTGCTCCCTGTGCAAGGTGTTCGGCGCACACAAGGATTGTCAGGTGGCTCCACTCACGCACGTGTTCCAGAGGCAGAAG TCTGAGCTCAGTGATGGCATCGCCGTCCTTGTGGGAAGCAATGATCGAGTTCAGGGTGTGATCAGCCAGCTGGAGGACACCTGTAAAACCATTGAG GAATGTTGCCGAAAACAGAAGCAGGAGCTTTGTGAGAAGTTTGACTACCTGTACGGCATCTTggaggaaaggaagaatgaaatgaCACAAGTCATTACCCGGACCCAAGAAGAGAAACTGGAACACGTCCGTTCTCTGATCAAAAAGTATTCTGATCACTTGGAGAATGTATCAAAGTTGGTTGAATCAGGCATCCAGTTCATGGACGAGCCCGAAATGGCAGTGTTTTTGCAG AATGCCAAAACTCTGTTACAAAA AATTTCTGAAGCATCAAAGGCATTTCAGATGGAGAAAATAGAACATGGTTATGAGAACATGAACCACTTCACAGTCAACCTCGATAGAGAAGAAAAAGTAATACGTGACATTGATTTTTACAGAG aagatgaagatgaagaagaagaaggagaaggagaaatagaagagggagaagaaggaggcgAGGAAGTATTAGAAGTGGAAGAGGTGGGAAGTATTCAAATAGAGTCATCTGGAGAAGATGAAAGTCCAGGAAAAGGCATGGTGCCCCTTCAGTCGGTCTCGGAGGTCCAGGCTACCCCGGAAGCAGCACTTCCAGTCTCCTCTCCAGAAccacctgcagccctgctccctgctgtggaTGCCCCTGCAACACAG GGGGAGGTGGTGCCCACTGGCTCCCAGCAGACCACAGAGTCTGAAACACCACTccctgcagcagcagcaactGCGGATCCCTTGTTGTACCCTAGTTGGTATAAAGGCCAAACCCGGAAAGCCATCACCAATCCACCTTGCACCCAAGGGAGCGAAGGTCTGGGACAAATAGGGGCTCCGGGTTCTGAGGATTCGAATGTGCAGAAGGCAGAAgtggcaggagctgcagccatTGAGAGGGCAGCAGTGAGTGGTAAGGAAACTAGTTCACCTGCAGCTACTTCTCAG
- the TRIM55 gene encoding tripartite motif-containing protein 55 isoform X7, with protein sequence MSASLNYKSFSKEQQTMDNLEKQLICPICLEMFTKPVVILPCQHNLCRKCASDIFQASNPYLPTRGGTTVASGGRFRCPSCRHEVVLDRHGVYGLQRNLLVENIIDIYKQESTRPEKKSDQPMCEEHEEERINIYCLNCEVPTCSLCKVFGAHKDCQVAPLTHVFQRQKSELSDGIAVLVGSNDRVQGVISQLEDTCKTIEECCRKQKQELCEKFDYLYGILEERKNEMTQVITRTQEEKLEHVRSLIKKYSDHLENVSKLVESGIQFMDEPEMAVFLQNAKTLLQKISEASKAFQMEKIEHGYENMNHFTVNLDREEKVIRDIDFYREDEDEEEEGEGEIEEGEEGGEEVLEVEEVGSIQIESSGEDESPGKGMVPLQSVSEVQATPEAALPVSSPEPPAALLPAVDAPATQIGFEAPPLQSQAAAPGSTSGAASEPARHVFSFSWLNSLNE encoded by the exons ATGAGCGCATCTCTGAATTACAAGTCTTTTTCCAAAGAGCAGCAGACCATGGATAACCTGGAGAAGCAACTTATCTGCCCCATTTGCTTGGAGATGTTCACCAAGCCCGTGGTCATCCTCCCCTGCCAGCATAACCTGTGTAGGAAATGTGCCAGTGATATTTTCCAG GCCTCCAACCCGTACTTGCCCACAAGAGGAGGCACAACTGTGGCGTCTGGGGGCCGATTCCGATGCCCATCCTGTAGGCACGAAGTAGTTTTGGACAGACATGGAGTCTATGGACTTCAGAGGAACCTGCTGGTGGAAAATATCATTGACATCTACAAGCAGGAGTCTACCAG GCCAGAAAAGAAGTCTGACCAGCCCATGTGCGAGGAGCACGAAGAGGAGCGCATCAACATCTACTGTCTCAACTGCGAAGTGCCCACCTGCTCCCTGTGCAAGGTGTTCGGCGCACACAAGGATTGTCAGGTGGCTCCACTCACGCACGTGTTCCAGAGGCAGAAG TCTGAGCTCAGTGATGGCATCGCCGTCCTTGTGGGAAGCAATGATCGAGTTCAGGGTGTGATCAGCCAGCTGGAGGACACCTGTAAAACCATTGAG GAATGTTGCCGAAAACAGAAGCAGGAGCTTTGTGAGAAGTTTGACTACCTGTACGGCATCTTggaggaaaggaagaatgaaatgaCACAAGTCATTACCCGGACCCAAGAAGAGAAACTGGAACACGTCCGTTCTCTGATCAAAAAGTATTCTGATCACTTGGAGAATGTATCAAAGTTGGTTGAATCAGGCATCCAGTTCATGGACGAGCCCGAAATGGCAGTGTTTTTGCAG AATGCCAAAACTCTGTTACAAAA AATTTCTGAAGCATCAAAGGCATTTCAGATGGAGAAAATAGAACATGGTTATGAGAACATGAACCACTTCACAGTCAACCTCGATAGAGAAGAAAAAGTAATACGTGACATTGATTTTTACAGAG aagatgaagatgaagaagaagaaggagaaggagaaatagaagagggagaagaaggaggcgAGGAAGTATTAGAAGTGGAAGAGGTGGGAAGTATTCAAATAGAGTCATCTGGAGAAGATGAAAGTCCAGGAAAAGGCATGGTGCCCCTTCAGTCGGTCTCGGAGGTCCAGGCTACCCCGGAAGCAGCACTTCCAGTCTCCTCTCCAGAAccacctgcagccctgctccctgctgtggaTGCCCCTGCAACACAG
- the TRIM55 gene encoding tripartite motif-containing protein 55 isoform X5: MSASLNYKSFSKEQQTMDNLEKQLICPICLEMFTKPVVILPCQHNLCRKCASDIFQASNPYLPTRGGTTVASGGRFRCPSCRHEVVLDRHGVYGLQRNLLVENIIDIYKQESTRPEKKSDQPMCEEHEEERINIYCLNCEVPTCSLCKVFGAHKDCQVAPLTHVFQRQKSELSDGIAVLVGSNDRVQGVISQLEDTCKTIEECCRKQKQELCEKFDYLYGILEERKNEMTQVITRTQEEKLEHVRSLIKKYSDHLENVSKLVESGIQFMDEPEMAVFLQNAKTLLQKISEASKAFQMEKIEHGYENMNHFTVNLDREEKVIRDIDFYREDEDEEEEGEGEIEEGEEGGEEVLEVEEVGSIQIESSGEDESPGKGMVPLQSVSEVQATPEAALPVSSPEPPAALLPAVDAPATQGEVVPTGSQQTTESETPLPAAAATADPLLYPSWYKGQTRKAITNPPCTQGSEGLGQIGAPGSEDSNVQKAEVAGAAAIERAAVSGKETSSPAATSQAHR, translated from the exons ATGAGCGCATCTCTGAATTACAAGTCTTTTTCCAAAGAGCAGCAGACCATGGATAACCTGGAGAAGCAACTTATCTGCCCCATTTGCTTGGAGATGTTCACCAAGCCCGTGGTCATCCTCCCCTGCCAGCATAACCTGTGTAGGAAATGTGCCAGTGATATTTTCCAG GCCTCCAACCCGTACTTGCCCACAAGAGGAGGCACAACTGTGGCGTCTGGGGGCCGATTCCGATGCCCATCCTGTAGGCACGAAGTAGTTTTGGACAGACATGGAGTCTATGGACTTCAGAGGAACCTGCTGGTGGAAAATATCATTGACATCTACAAGCAGGAGTCTACCAG GCCAGAAAAGAAGTCTGACCAGCCCATGTGCGAGGAGCACGAAGAGGAGCGCATCAACATCTACTGTCTCAACTGCGAAGTGCCCACCTGCTCCCTGTGCAAGGTGTTCGGCGCACACAAGGATTGTCAGGTGGCTCCACTCACGCACGTGTTCCAGAGGCAGAAG TCTGAGCTCAGTGATGGCATCGCCGTCCTTGTGGGAAGCAATGATCGAGTTCAGGGTGTGATCAGCCAGCTGGAGGACACCTGTAAAACCATTGAG GAATGTTGCCGAAAACAGAAGCAGGAGCTTTGTGAGAAGTTTGACTACCTGTACGGCATCTTggaggaaaggaagaatgaaatgaCACAAGTCATTACCCGGACCCAAGAAGAGAAACTGGAACACGTCCGTTCTCTGATCAAAAAGTATTCTGATCACTTGGAGAATGTATCAAAGTTGGTTGAATCAGGCATCCAGTTCATGGACGAGCCCGAAATGGCAGTGTTTTTGCAG AATGCCAAAACTCTGTTACAAAA AATTTCTGAAGCATCAAAGGCATTTCAGATGGAGAAAATAGAACATGGTTATGAGAACATGAACCACTTCACAGTCAACCTCGATAGAGAAGAAAAAGTAATACGTGACATTGATTTTTACAGAG aagatgaagatgaagaagaagaaggagaaggagaaatagaagagggagaagaaggaggcgAGGAAGTATTAGAAGTGGAAGAGGTGGGAAGTATTCAAATAGAGTCATCTGGAGAAGATGAAAGTCCAGGAAAAGGCATGGTGCCCCTTCAGTCGGTCTCGGAGGTCCAGGCTACCCCGGAAGCAGCACTTCCAGTCTCCTCTCCAGAAccacctgcagccctgctccctgctgtggaTGCCCCTGCAACACAG GGGGAGGTGGTGCCCACTGGCTCCCAGCAGACCACAGAGTCTGAAACACCACTccctgcagcagcagcaactGCGGATCCCTTGTTGTACCCTAGTTGGTATAAAGGCCAAACCCGGAAAGCCATCACCAATCCACCTTGCACCCAAGGGAGCGAAGGTCTGGGACAAATAGGGGCTCCGGGTTCTGAGGATTCGAATGTGCAGAAGGCAGAAgtggcaggagctgcagccatTGAGAGGGCAGCAGTGAGTGGTAAGGAAACTAGTTCACCTGCAGCTACTTCTCAG